In one Alphaproteobacteria bacterium genomic region, the following are encoded:
- a CDS encoding TRAP transporter fused permease subunit, translating to MRISLLATGRRRTFKGAPLTLLSLVAAAFACWVIYANIFVISDPLVLGILFVSSIYTLLFIVIGHSPNASDRPTVLDWGLSALSLAAGVFFFINAKEISDRITLLDPFTPAQFFFGASLLALTLEATRRTTGLGLTAVVGVFLLYNQFGYMLPPPFGHGISDFSYLLDILVFTTDGLFGVPVQVVASYVFLFVLFGTLLAKAGGGDFFFNLAASLTGKSAGGPAKVAIISSGLYGTMSGSPTSDVVATGSITIPIMRRLGYTKRFAGAVEVAASTGGSAMPPIMGSAAFILAEYTGTPYREIVFAAIIPALLYYFGVFLQVHFRSVRYSYRPYEDAVPPLAKTLKDGWPYLVPIAIIVVVLVAGYSPVFTAGAGAMAVIVASLFTKRTRMSLRDVVEGLAETTLRILPVAGACAAAGLVIGGLSMTGLGMKAANVILEVSAGVEVITLLVAAAVTIILGLGMPTPSAYILAAVLVGPALAKIGYPDLESHMFLLYFAILSALTPPIAVAALAAAAIAEEDPIIIALDAVRLAVVGFLIPFVFLWNPAILGQGDAFAVTLTILGGISAVSAIAVALEWAKFPGGGAMAWPMRIALFVCAVAAVTPQPMIAVAGMAGTAFLLATTYLHSRRGQTGTKAVLKEE from the coding sequence ATGAGGATTTCCCTCCTCGCAACGGGTCGGCGGCGCACCTTCAAAGGTGCGCCGCTTACGCTGCTAAGCCTCGTGGCGGCGGCGTTTGCCTGCTGGGTCATCTACGCGAATATCTTCGTGATATCCGACCCGCTGGTGCTTGGAATTCTATTTGTCTCCAGTATCTATACGCTTCTGTTTATCGTCATCGGCCATTCGCCGAATGCATCGGACAGGCCGACGGTCCTGGATTGGGGACTATCGGCCCTTAGCCTAGCAGCCGGTGTGTTTTTCTTCATTAATGCCAAGGAAATCTCGGACCGGATCACACTGCTGGATCCCTTTACCCCGGCACAATTCTTCTTCGGCGCGTCCTTGCTGGCGCTGACTTTGGAGGCGACCCGCCGGACGACGGGGCTTGGACTTACAGCCGTGGTCGGCGTTTTCCTTTTGTACAATCAGTTCGGTTACATGCTGCCACCGCCATTCGGGCACGGCATATCAGATTTCAGCTATCTTCTGGATATTCTGGTTTTCACCACCGACGGTCTTTTCGGCGTGCCGGTGCAGGTCGTGGCCAGCTATGTCTTCCTGTTCGTCCTGTTCGGGACGCTTCTGGCCAAGGCGGGCGGCGGCGATTTCTTCTTCAACCTCGCTGCTTCGTTAACCGGTAAGAGCGCGGGCGGTCCTGCGAAAGTCGCGATCATCTCATCGGGCCTGTACGGCACAATGTCCGGCAGCCCGACTTCGGACGTTGTCGCGACCGGATCGATCACAATTCCGATCATGCGGCGTCTGGGATACACAAAACGCTTCGCCGGCGCTGTCGAAGTCGCGGCCTCCACCGGTGGCAGTGCAATGCCGCCGATCATGGGGTCGGCTGCGTTTATCCTCGCCGAATACACCGGCACTCCTTATCGCGAGATCGTGTTCGCCGCCATCATCCCGGCGCTGCTGTACTATTTCGGCGTCTTCCTGCAGGTTCATTTCCGTTCGGTGCGCTACAGTTACCGCCCGTATGAAGACGCGGTCCCGCCGCTGGCGAAGACGTTGAAGGATGGGTGGCCCTACCTGGTCCCCATCGCGATTATTGTCGTAGTGCTGGTTGCGGGATACTCGCCGGTCTTTACCGCAGGGGCCGGGGCGATGGCGGTGATCGTCGCCAGTCTGTTTACAAAGCGAACGCGGATGTCTCTGCGCGATGTGGTCGAAGGCCTGGCCGAGACGACATTGCGCATCCTTCCCGTCGCAGGCGCCTGCGCGGCGGCGGGGCTGGTGATCGGCGGTCTGTCGATGACCGGGCTGGGTATGAAGGCCGCGAATGTAATTCTGGAAGTCTCCGCGGGTGTCGAGGTCATCACGCTGCTCGTCGCGGCTGCGGTTACGATCATCCTCGGCCTAGGGATGCCGACACCATCCGCCTATATCCTCGCGGCGGTCCTGGTTGGGCCGGCCTTGGCGAAGATCGGGTATCCCGACCTGGAAAGCCACATGTTCCTGCTCTACTTCGCGATCCTGTCGGCGCTCACCCCGCCGATTGCGGTGGCGGCCCTGGCGGCGGCGGCGATTGCGGAGGAAGACCCGATCATCATTGCGCTGGACGCGGTACGTCTCGCCGTTGTCGGGTTCCTGATCCCATTCGTGTTCCTTTGGAACCCGGCGATTTTGGGGCAGGGGGACGCATTTGCCGTCACCTTGACGATCCTGGGCGGGATTTCGGCTGTCTCCGCGATCGCGGTGGCGTTGGAATGGGCAAAGTTTCCCGGTGGCGGCGCCATGGCTTGGCCGATGCGGATCGCGCTGTTCGTATGCGCAGTAGCGGCCGTCACTCCGCAGCCAATGATCGCGGTGGCCGGGATGGCAGGCACGGCCTTCCTTCTGGCTACGACCTATCTCCATTCCCGGCGCGGCCAGACGGGCACAAAAGCCGTCCTGAAGGAGGAATAA
- a CDS encoding TAXI family TRAP transporter solute-binding subunit, translating into MKLKAFVIAACIGLTAGAAQAEPVNLTLSGGNPGGLWSLLGAGMDRAVKVSDGDSVITYQATGGGFANIGLLGANRTDLGLVHDAEVKLALTGQEPFNAPVTNMMAIGYMYNWAPMHFFLRKDLAEQYNIDSLDDIATSGAPISIGINRSGNITGNVALFMLEKAGLSEAKLTENGGSFVRAGANEQGDLMKDGRIGMATNGIFIGHSSFRAIDENVDVILLQIPQDVIDATNEEFGTSAYTIPSGSYSKQEGDVKTMALGAMVVTTDSMSDDTAYSLAKSFAENIDEIRGVHKAMQQLNPALMVSQTVLPFHPGAERAYKEAGLIK; encoded by the coding sequence ATGAAACTTAAGGCATTTGTAATTGCCGCCTGTATTGGCCTGACGGCCGGGGCGGCCCAGGCGGAGCCGGTCAACCTGACCCTGTCCGGCGGAAACCCCGGCGGCCTTTGGTCGCTGCTGGGTGCCGGTATGGATCGGGCGGTCAAGGTGTCCGATGGGGATTCCGTGATCACCTACCAGGCGACCGGGGGGGGGTTTGCCAATATCGGTCTTCTGGGTGCCAACCGCACCGATCTTGGGCTGGTCCATGACGCCGAGGTCAAACTCGCGCTGACCGGACAGGAACCGTTCAATGCGCCGGTCACGAACATGATGGCCATCGGCTACATGTATAACTGGGCGCCAATGCATTTCTTCCTGCGGAAGGATCTGGCCGAGCAGTACAACATCGACAGCCTGGACGATATCGCGACCTCCGGCGCGCCGATTTCCATCGGTATCAACCGGTCGGGGAATATCACCGGGAACGTGGCACTGTTCATGCTGGAGAAGGCGGGGCTAAGTGAAGCCAAGCTGACTGAAAACGGTGGCAGCTTCGTTCGCGCCGGTGCCAACGAACAGGGCGACTTGATGAAGGACGGCCGCATTGGCATGGCGACCAACGGGATCTTCATCGGCCATTCCTCGTTCCGGGCGATTGACGAGAATGTCGACGTCATTCTGCTGCAGATTCCGCAAGACGTGATCGATGCGACGAACGAAGAATTCGGCACATCCGCCTATACGATCCCGTCCGGCAGCTATTCGAAGCAGGAAGGCGATGTGAAGACCATGGCGCTCGGCGCGATGGTGGTCACGACCGACAGCATGTCGGATGACACCGCCTATTCGCTGGCGAAGTCTTTTGCCGAGAATATCGATGAAATCCGGGGCGTGCATAAGGCGATGCAGCAGCTGAATCCGGCGTTGATGGTCAGTCAGACCGTTCTTCCGTTCCACCCCGGCGCAGAGCGCGCCTACAAAGAAGCGGGCCTAATTAAATGA
- a CDS encoding aldehyde dehydrogenase family protein encodes MPGYAKEAPARSLPVVRTELFVGGVWRQGAGRERDIRSPSDGTVLATIRDADLSDLSSAVDAAKAAQSAWRRAGPGARGAALRQAAARLRDHAEELALIDALDSGNPITGMRFDVGLGATLIDYFAGIATEAKGETIPQRDGKITYVTREPLGVVARLVAFNHPLLFAAAKMAAPLAAGNAVIVKPSEETPLSALRMAELIADIFPPGILSVLTGGAELGSAICGHRCISAVSLIGSVQTGKAVLRGGADTLKRTQLELGGKNALVICPDADIDAAIAGAVKGMNLGWTAGQSCGSTSRVLVHQSLHDRVVDGIAQAFDKVRVGDPTDDATEMGCLSTARQYEKVCGFIEQAVSEGAVLAAGGEPSSVPKGGYFVRPTLVTGLKPQMRIAREEVFGPVLSVLSWQDEDEMLDVVNGLDVGLTASVWTRDLDTAMRLTDRIQAGYVWVNDSSDHYLGAPFGGVKSSGIGREECLEELLAYTEQKTVTIVPKQSKHP; translated from the coding sequence GTGCCTGGTTACGCCAAGGAAGCACCCGCGCGGAGTCTGCCGGTCGTACGAACGGAACTGTTCGTCGGCGGGGTATGGCGCCAAGGGGCGGGCCGCGAACGAGACATTCGCTCTCCCAGTGACGGAACGGTGCTGGCCACCATTCGCGATGCCGACCTATCCGACCTCAGTTCCGCAGTCGATGCCGCTAAGGCGGCTCAGTCCGCTTGGCGCCGCGCCGGTCCCGGCGCGCGAGGGGCGGCACTGCGTCAGGCTGCGGCACGTCTCAGGGATCATGCGGAGGAATTGGCGCTTATCGATGCGCTGGATAGCGGAAATCCCATCACCGGTATGCGGTTCGACGTCGGTCTTGGAGCGACACTGATCGACTATTTTGCGGGCATCGCGACGGAAGCCAAGGGCGAGACGATTCCGCAGCGCGATGGGAAAATCACTTATGTGACGCGGGAACCGTTGGGCGTCGTTGCCAGGCTGGTGGCCTTCAATCACCCGCTTCTCTTCGCGGCCGCAAAGATGGCGGCGCCATTGGCCGCTGGAAACGCGGTCATCGTGAAACCTTCGGAAGAAACGCCGCTCTCTGCGCTGCGCATGGCGGAGTTGATCGCCGATATCTTCCCGCCCGGAATACTGTCTGTGCTGACGGGGGGCGCGGAGCTTGGTTCGGCCATCTGTGGGCACCGTTGTATTTCCGCGGTCAGCCTGATCGGCAGTGTGCAGACCGGCAAGGCCGTGCTGCGTGGCGGTGCCGATACGCTGAAACGCACACAGCTAGAACTCGGTGGCAAGAATGCCCTGGTGATTTGCCCGGACGCCGATATCGACGCGGCGATCGCTGGTGCTGTTAAGGGCATGAATCTGGGTTGGACCGCCGGACAGTCCTGCGGTTCCACGAGCCGGGTTCTCGTACATCAATCTCTGCATGACCGCGTCGTCGACGGTATCGCGCAGGCTTTCGACAAGGTTCGGGTCGGCGATCCGACCGACGACGCTACGGAGATGGGCTGTCTTTCGACGGCCCGGCAATACGAGAAAGTGTGCGGCTTCATTGAGCAGGCGGTGTCGGAAGGCGCCGTTCTTGCCGCTGGCGGAGAGCCGTCCAGCGTACCGAAGGGCGGATACTTCGTCCGTCCGACGCTGGTGACCGGTTTGAAGCCGCAAATGAGAATTGCGCGTGAAGAGGTGTTCGGGCCGGTTCTGTCCGTCCTTTCCTGGCAAGACGAAGACGAGATGCTCGACGTCGTCAATGGCTTGGATGTCGGACTGACCGCGTCTGTTTGGACCCGGGACCTCGATACCGCAATGCGCCTGACGGATCGCATCCAGGCTGGATACGTCTGGGTCAACGATTCGAGTGACCATTACCTCGGCGCACCGTTCGGCGGCGTGAAGAGTTCCGGAATCGGACGCGAAGAGTGTCTGGAGGAGCTTCTCGCCTACACCGAGCAGAAGACGGTCACGATCGTTCCGAAACAATCAAAACACCCATGA
- a CDS encoding Rieske 2Fe-2S domain-containing protein, with the protein MLSKEENDLLTLVEGDAPMGKLMRQHWVPICLSEEVSEPDGKPLLIEAIGRRYVCFRDTEGRVGLLNELCPHRKASLVYGRNEDCGLRCLYHGWKFDVEGNCVSMASEPEGSPMIDKVRHQAYPVHECAGFVWAWLDTESEAPEFQRPAFSPDDDTLVSILKMRIPANWAQITEGQIDSAHSSSLHSSDMVPARVPGAAADDASWYRPSTDKSPRMQTERTPYGFHYAAIRKPIKHAATRNYLRITEYIAPFTSLIPPNNNYNVATVIVPIDDETSHFHFIAWGGKACPSTEQWRKFTHTQKGIDVDDRWVPKRNEDNNFLQDRQAMKLGNFTGIQGIPNQDLAMWVSMGARVDRSTDLLGSSDIAVVEFRRLMSEAARTVLEGGPAIGTTAPLVPHVTVSSKEGVYDKEIDWRSLGQERPADAAE; encoded by the coding sequence ATGCTTTCCAAGGAAGAGAACGATCTTCTGACCCTGGTCGAAGGCGACGCGCCGATGGGCAAGCTCATGCGTCAGCATTGGGTCCCGATCTGTCTTTCCGAGGAAGTCTCCGAGCCCGATGGCAAGCCCTTGCTAATCGAAGCGATCGGGAGGCGCTATGTCTGTTTCCGCGATACCGAAGGCCGCGTGGGGCTGCTCAACGAGCTTTGCCCGCATCGGAAGGCGTCCTTGGTCTATGGCCGGAATGAAGACTGCGGACTGCGTTGCCTCTATCACGGCTGGAAATTCGACGTAGAGGGTAATTGCGTGTCCATGGCATCGGAGCCCGAAGGGTCCCCGATGATCGACAAGGTTCGCCATCAGGCCTATCCGGTCCACGAATGTGCAGGCTTTGTCTGGGCATGGCTCGATACCGAGAGCGAGGCGCCGGAGTTTCAGCGGCCTGCCTTCTCGCCGGATGACGACACGCTGGTCTCTATTCTGAAAATGCGTATCCCGGCGAACTGGGCGCAGATCACGGAAGGCCAGATCGACAGCGCGCATTCCTCCTCGCTGCATTCCTCCGACATGGTTCCCGCACGCGTACCGGGTGCCGCAGCGGACGATGCGTCCTGGTACCGTCCGTCGACCGACAAGTCGCCGCGCATGCAGACGGAACGGACGCCCTACGGGTTTCACTACGCGGCGATCCGCAAGCCGATCAAACATGCCGCGACTCGCAATTATCTGCGGATCACCGAATACATCGCCCCGTTCACATCGCTGATCCCGCCGAACAACAACTATAACGTCGCGACGGTGATTGTCCCGATCGACGACGAGACCAGCCATTTTCACTTCATCGCCTGGGGCGGCAAGGCCTGTCCGTCGACCGAGCAATGGCGAAAATTTACCCATACCCAGAAAGGCATCGATGTCGATGACCGATGGGTACCGAAGCGGAACGAGGACAACAATTTCCTGCAAGACCGTCAGGCTATGAAACTGGGCAACTTCACCGGCATTCAAGGAATTCCGAACCAGGATCTTGCGATGTGGGTGTCGATGGGTGCCCGGGTCGACCGATCGACGGACCTGCTGGGGTCATCGGATATCGCGGTCGTAGAATTCCGACGATTGATGAGCGAGGCGGCACGCACGGTGCTGGAGGGCGGGCCGGCGATCGGAACGACGGCACCGTTGGTCCCCCATGTCACGGTCTCGTCCAAGGAAGGCGTATACGACAAAGAAATCGATTGGCGGAGCCTGGGTCAGGAAAGACCGGCGGACGCCGCCGAGTAA
- a CDS encoding PDR/VanB family oxidoreductase encodes MEAPNDRIEMKVAERHSLTPEIMEFTLEPATGSALPAFTPGAHITVETPDGAMRRYSLLNDGTAPSAYVIAVKRERNSRGGSASMHEQAQEGTALLIEAPENDFELVDSAKYILIAGGIGVTPILSMARHLSREGKPFTIVYCTRTAADTAYLDEISAFKGATVHHDEGDIDQAYDFWDLLEKPGTEHVYCCGPFGLMEEIKALTGHWPDGRVHFEEFSPVSVVRDDDVAFNVTLKSKGQTIEVPADRSILEALRDAGVQTVSSCESGTCGTCKCALIEGEADHRDLVLMDEEKADHIMICVSRAKTGDLTIDL; translated from the coding sequence GTGGAAGCGCCCAACGACCGGATCGAGATGAAGGTGGCGGAGCGCCACAGCCTGACCCCGGAAATCATGGAATTCACGCTGGAACCGGCAACCGGATCGGCCCTGCCGGCCTTTACGCCCGGCGCCCATATCACTGTCGAGACCCCTGACGGCGCCATGCGCCGATATTCGCTTTTGAACGACGGAACGGCCCCTTCCGCTTATGTGATCGCCGTTAAACGAGAGCGAAACTCCCGTGGCGGTTCGGCGTCGATGCATGAGCAGGCGCAGGAAGGAACGGCGCTGTTAATCGAGGCTCCGGAGAACGACTTCGAGTTGGTCGACAGTGCGAAATACATTCTGATCGCCGGCGGGATCGGCGTGACCCCGATCCTGTCGATGGCCCGGCATCTCAGCCGTGAAGGAAAACCCTTCACCATCGTCTACTGCACACGGACCGCCGCAGACACCGCGTATCTGGACGAGATTTCAGCCTTCAAGGGCGCCACCGTCCACCACGATGAAGGCGATATCGATCAGGCTTATGATTTTTGGGACCTGCTGGAGAAACCCGGGACGGAGCATGTCTACTGCTGTGGCCCGTTCGGCCTGATGGAGGAAATCAAGGCCCTGACCGGACATTGGCCGGACGGTCGCGTTCATTTCGAAGAGTTCAGCCCGGTTTCCGTCGTTCGCGACGACGATGTCGCGTTCAACGTAACGCTAAAATCGAAAGGCCAGACGATCGAAGTTCCCGCCGATCGCTCCATTCTGGAAGCCTTGCGGGACGCCGGAGTGCAGACCGTTAGTTCTTGCGAAAGCGGCACGTGCGGCACCTGTAAATGCGCCTTGATCGAAGGCGAAGCGGATCACCGCGACCTTGTCCTTATGGACGAGGAAAAAGCCGACCACATCATGATCTGCGTCTCGCGCGCCAAGACCGGGGACCTGACGATTGATCTCTGA
- a CDS encoding Gfo/Idh/MocA family oxidoreductase, producing the protein MISDPIRLGVAGLGRGFMLTLPSLLADPHTKLVASAAPREESRQAFRNQFGGNAHTTVEELAKDPDVEAVYIATPHQMHRDHAEILAAAGKHLLVDKPLAIDMADATAIVDAVERAGIRLVTGPSHSFDQPVVAARHIIDTGRFGTVRMVHALNYTDFLYRPRRPEELSTASGGGVVFSQAVHQVDVVRLLMGGTAHAVSAATGNWDPARPTEGAYAALLHFDGGRFANLVYSGYAHYDSDVLQDGIGELGQPKDMSTYGAARRALASVSSPEEEAALKSKRTFGATEVPAAAPHPEHFGPVFISCDRADLRLTGKGIEIWGDSKREFVSVPAIPAPRTEVLKGLYDAIRFGKAPPQNARWGRASLEVCHAILESANTNERILLRHQS; encoded by the coding sequence TTGATCTCTGACCCCATCCGTCTGGGGGTCGCCGGACTCGGACGCGGCTTCATGTTGACTTTGCCGAGTTTGCTGGCCGATCCCCACACCAAACTGGTGGCCAGTGCCGCCCCGCGGGAGGAATCGCGGCAGGCCTTCCGAAACCAGTTCGGAGGAAACGCTCACACGACTGTCGAGGAACTGGCGAAAGACCCGGATGTCGAAGCGGTCTACATCGCCACGCCGCATCAGATGCACCGCGACCATGCGGAAATTCTGGCGGCAGCCGGAAAGCACCTTCTTGTCGACAAGCCGCTGGCCATAGACATGGCGGATGCGACGGCGATTGTGGACGCGGTAGAGCGGGCCGGGATTCGTCTGGTCACCGGTCCCAGCCATAGCTTCGATCAGCCGGTCGTCGCCGCCCGCCATATAATCGACACCGGGCGCTTCGGAACGGTGCGCATGGTCCACGCCCTGAATTACACGGATTTCCTATACCGCCCGCGCCGGCCGGAAGAACTTTCAACGGCATCGGGCGGCGGTGTCGTGTTCAGCCAGGCGGTTCATCAGGTCGATGTCGTTCGCCTGCTGATGGGAGGGACGGCGCACGCCGTCTCCGCCGCGACCGGCAACTGGGACCCGGCGCGGCCGACCGAAGGCGCCTATGCGGCATTGCTGCATTTCGACGGGGGCCGATTCGCAAATCTCGTTTACTCCGGCTATGCCCATTACGACAGCGATGTCCTCCAGGACGGGATCGGCGAACTGGGCCAGCCCAAGGATATGTCGACCTATGGCGCGGCCCGCCGGGCGCTGGCCTCCGTCTCCTCTCCGGAGGAAGAAGCCGCGTTAAAGTCGAAACGCACATTCGGCGCCACCGAGGTCCCGGCCGCCGCCCCCCATCCCGAGCATTTCGGGCCGGTCTTCATCAGTTGCGACCGTGCCGACCTGCGCCTGACCGGCAAGGGGATCGAGATATGGGGCGATTCGAAGCGGGAATTCGTCTCTGTCCCCGCCATCCCGGCGCCACGCACCGAAGTTCTGAAAGGTCTCTACGACGCGATCCGGTTTGGTAAGGCGCCACCGCAGAATGCGCGGTGGGGCCGTGCCAGCCTGGAAGTCTGTCACGCGATCCTGGAAAGCGCGAACACCAACGAGCGCATCTTACTGCGCCATCAGTCCTAG
- a CDS encoding ABC transporter substrate-binding protein, which translates to MGTLRLSIAMGDYDRTRPIHDGRVKIDGVEPVTMLLSPEEMFFRAFRHEAFDVSELSFSSYCVKHSKGESPYVAVPVFLSRAFRHSSIYIRTDKGIKSPADLKGRRIGIAEWQLTANVWVRGILEDYDVKQSEISWVRGGMHATGRPEKIPVNVPNDVTIEAAPDDRTLDQMLRNGEIDGFIGPRSLRCFDEGHPNVGRLFADGIEAASAHFERTGIFPIMHVLGVKREIADANPWLPGALLKAFTQSKAMAQQALQDTSATKVTMPFVEDTLTLARRLIGPEIWTYGVPGNETVLEAFLDLHHRQGLSPRRLSIGEIFHPATYEAYSL; encoded by the coding sequence ATGGGTACGCTGAGATTATCGATCGCCATGGGCGATTACGACCGCACCCGGCCGATCCACGACGGTCGCGTCAAGATTGACGGTGTGGAGCCGGTGACGATGCTGCTGTCGCCGGAAGAAATGTTCTTTCGGGCCTTCCGGCATGAAGCCTTCGATGTCAGCGAGCTTTCCTTCTCCTCCTATTGCGTAAAGCATTCGAAGGGAGAGAGCCCCTATGTCGCCGTGCCGGTATTCCTGTCGCGGGCTTTCCGGCATTCCTCCATCTATATCCGTACCGACAAGGGAATCAAATCGCCGGCGGATCTAAAGGGCCGCCGGATCGGGATCGCGGAATGGCAATTGACCGCCAATGTCTGGGTCCGGGGAATCCTGGAGGACTACGACGTCAAGCAATCGGAGATCAGCTGGGTGCGCGGCGGTATGCACGCAACCGGACGCCCCGAAAAGATTCCGGTCAACGTCCCGAATGACGTCACGATCGAAGCGGCCCCGGACGACCGGACGCTGGATCAGATGCTGCGCAATGGAGAGATCGACGGGTTCATCGGCCCACGGTCCCTGCGCTGTTTCGACGAGGGACATCCGAATGTCGGACGGTTGTTCGCGGACGGCATCGAGGCGGCGTCCGCCCATTTCGAGCGTACCGGCATCTTTCCAATCATGCATGTGCTCGGCGTGAAGCGGGAGATCGCGGATGCCAATCCCTGGCTGCCCGGCGCCCTGCTGAAGGCCTTTACACAATCCAAGGCAATGGCACAGCAGGCCCTGCAGGACACGTCGGCGACGAAGGTCACGATGCCCTTTGTCGAAGATACGCTAACGCTTGCCCGGCGCCTGATCGGGCCGGAAATCTGGACCTATGGCGTTCCCGGCAACGAGACGGTGCTGGAGGCGTTTCTGGACCTGCATCACCGGCAAGGACTTTCCCCGCGCCGCCTAAGCATCGGCGAGATTTTCCATCCGGCGACCTATGAGGCCTACAGCCTGTGA
- a CDS encoding MarR family transcriptional regulator, which translates to MSTPRPKPDAAPDAKDLLSYQDERIAHLVRLCARGFNRSLARRLALHEISFGQWVFLRILWKHEGISQSQLAEAANLTAPTTHTALTKLERLGIIERRTQGGNKRRQHVFLCPKGRDLQKLLEPLAVEANEVALAGIPEERRDRLREDLIAILANLEQDEIEVEARGLKMPATRSSFME; encoded by the coding sequence ATGTCCACGCCAAGGCCGAAACCCGACGCCGCCCCGGATGCGAAGGACCTTCTGTCGTACCAGGACGAACGCATTGCGCATCTCGTCCGTTTGTGTGCCCGCGGCTTCAATCGGTCGCTTGCACGCCGGTTGGCCCTGCATGAAATTTCGTTCGGCCAATGGGTCTTCCTGCGCATCCTGTGGAAGCACGAAGGAATTTCGCAAAGCCAGTTGGCCGAAGCGGCAAACCTTACGGCACCTACCACCCATACCGCCCTGACGAAGTTGGAGCGGCTGGGGATCATCGAGCGCCGGACGCAGGGCGGTAACAAGCGGCGGCAGCATGTCTTCCTATGTCCCAAGGGCCGCGACCTGCAAAAACTGCTCGAGCCGCTTGCGGTCGAAGCGAACGAGGTCGCCCTTGCGGGTATCCCGGAAGAGCGGCGTGACCGGCTCCGCGAAGACCTGATCGCGATCCTCGCCAATCTTGAACAGGATGAGATTGAAGTCGAAGCGCGGGGCCTGAAAATGCCGGCCACGCGTTCCAGCTTCATGGAGTAG